One window of Manihot esculenta cultivar AM560-2 chromosome 17, M.esculenta_v8, whole genome shotgun sequence genomic DNA carries:
- the LOC110605303 gene encoding protein SIEVE ELEMENT OCCLUSION B, whose amino-acid sequence MAFRSPTVIPGNGATHQLIKTDRSMLALSDETSVMKQIQATHCPDGREFDVRPLLDIVEDILKRATLQVETTLTPTASHAESDDKNRCNFISKLETLSFVIDRICCEICYNSLGGSDAHAITLSIFSMLSNYSWDAKLVLTMAAFASNYGEFWLLAQIYSSNQLAKSVAILKQLPIILEHSGLLRPRFEALNHLIRIMLEVTGCIVEFRELPSTYISPDMPALSTATSLTPTAVYWTIRSIVACATQISSLTTMGHEFATTEAWELSTLAHKLRNIDEHLKKQLSICYQHIEEKRTVEAYQVLVTLFETIHIDNIKILKTLIYSKDDVPPLVEGSTKKRVKVEVLMKKNVLLLVSGLDISQDELSILEQIYKESRLHPTRAEVQYEVVWVPIVDHTVPWTECMQKQFESLQDTMPWYVVHHPSMIDKVVIKFVKEVWHYRSRPILVVLDSQGRVVCPNALHMMWIWGSHAFPFTSLREESLWKEETWKLELLVDGIDKNIMNWINEERYILLYGGDDIEWVRKFTSTARSVALEASIPLELVYVGKSSKREKVQRVIATIIEEKLSYVWEDLTMIWFFWTRLESMLYSKLQLGKIDEEDSTMLEIKKLLSYDKEGGWAVFAKGSDIVVNGHSSAVLPTLTEYEVWKEQIEIKGFELSFKEHHEKIHCLSHTCCRFEFSKSASRIPEQLRCPECHRVMEKYISFLCCHED is encoded by the exons ATGGCCTTCAGGTCACCCACAGTAATTCCAGGCAACGGCGCTACCCATCAGCTGATCAAGACTGACCGATCCATGCTAGCTCTTTCCGACGAGACTTCAGTGATGAAGCAAATTCAGGCAACTCATTGCCCTGATGGCCGCGAGTTCGATGTCAGACCTCTCCTTGACATTGttgaagacatcctgaaacgtGCTACCCTTCAAGTTGAGACCACATTGACG CCAACCGCGTCTCATGCAGAGTCAGATGACAAGAATCGTTGCAATTTCATTTCCAAGCTTGAAACACTGTCGTTTGTTATTGACAGAATTTGTTGCGAG ATTTGCTACAACTCTCTGGGTGGATCAGACGCCCATGCCATAACTCTCTCAATATTCAGCATGCTATCGAACTACTCCTGGGATGCTAAGCTGGTGCTCACCATGGCAGCCTTTGCTTCAAATTATGGAGAATTCTGGCTGCTTGCCCAGATTTACTCCTCAAACCAACTTGCCAAATCAGTGGCAATCCTCAAACAGTTGCCTATTATACTGGAACACTCAGGCCTATTGAGGCCTCGATTTGAAGCACTTAATCATCTGATCAGGATCATGTTGGAGGTGACTGGTTGCATAGTTGAGTTCAGGGAATTACCATCTACATATATTTCCCCAGACATGCCTGCTTTGTCCACAGCCACCTCTCTCACCCCAACTGCTGTTTACTGGACCATAAGGAGTATTGTGGCTTGTGCAACTCAGATCAGCAGTCTCACCACCATGGGACATGA GTTTGCTACCACTGAAGCATGGGAACTATCCACCTTGGCTCACAAACTTCGTAACATAGACGAGCATCTAAAAAAGCAGCTCTCTATTTGTTACCAACACATAG AGGAGAAGAGAACTGTTGAAGCCTATCAAGTGCTTGTGACTCTTTTTGAAACAATCCATATTGACAACATCAAGATCCTGAAGACCCTGATTTATAGCAAGGATGACGTCCCACCACTTGTTGAGGGCTCGACCAAGAAAAGG GTTAAAGTTGAGGTGCTGATGAAGAAGAATGTGCTATTGCTCGTTTCGGGGCTAGACATTTCCCAAGACGAGCTTTCGATTCTTGAACAGATTTACAAGGAGTCCAGGCTCCACCCCACCAGGGCGGAGGTTCAGTATGAGGTGGTTTGGGTCCCAATTGTGGACCATACAGTGCCCTGGACCGAGTGTATGCAAAAGCAATTTGAATCCCTGCAGGATACGATGCCATGGTACGTGGTGCACCACCCATCAATGATCGATAAAGTGGTCATTAAATTCGTCAAGGAGGTATGGCACTACAGGAGCAGGCCTATACTGGTGGTGCTCGACTCTCAGGGAAGAGTTGTCTGCCCTAATGCACTGCACATGATGTGGATTTGGGGAAGCCACGCTTTCCCTTTCACTAGCTTGAGAGAAGAATCCCTCTGGAAGGAAGAAACATGGAAGCTCGAGCTTCTGGTTGATGGCATTGACAAAAATATTATGAACTGG ATTAATGAAGAAAGGTATATATTATTGTATGGAGGTGACGATATCGAGTGGGTGAGGAAGTTCACCAGCACGGCAAGATCAGTTGCACTGGAAGCAAGCATACCACTGGAGCTGGTGTACGTAGGGAAGAGCAGCAAGAGGGAGAAAGTTCAGCGAGTCATAGCAACAATCATCGAGGAGAAGCTGAGCTACGTGTGGGAGGACTTAACCATGATCTGGTTCTTCTGGACAAGGCTTGAAAGCATGTTGTACTCCAAGCTTCAACTCGGCAAGATCGATGAAGAAGATTCTACGATGCTAGAAATTAAGAAACTGCTTAGCTACGACAAAGAAGGTGGATGGGCCGTGTTCGCTAAAGGATCTGACATTGTGGTTAATGGGCACAGCTCCGCAGTTTTGCCGACATTGACAGAGTATGAAGTCTGGAAGGAGCAAATTGAAATTAAAGGCTTTGAGTTGTCGTTCAAAGAACACCATGAAAAGATTCATTGTCTTTCTCATACTTGCTGCCGTTTTGAGTTCTCTAAAAGCGCCAGTAGGATCCCTGAGCAGCTCAGATGCCCTGAGTGCCACCGAGTCATGGAGAAATATATCAGTTTCCTCTGTTGCCATGAGGACTAG